The following is a genomic window from Bosea sp. RAC05.
CGTCGTATTTCGCCGCATCGCTCAGGATCTCGAGCTTCTCCATCACCGTCAGCTGTGCCACGTTGCGCCTCTTTGTTCCCTCTTCGTTCTCGATAACGCGGGGCGCGCGGCGGCGCCAGAGACCGATCGTCGCGGCCCGCCTCGCCAGGGCGTGCGGTGGAACCTGACCTCGCGGCCGGCGTTGGGTGGGTGACATGGGAGGGATCGATGTTTCGCATTCTGCTGCTCGTCGCCGTGATCCTGATTGGGTACGACGCCATCGCCCATCAGGGCCTCTACACCCGCAACGCCTGGGCCAGCGTCGTCGGCCTAACCGAATCGGCGGTGACGAGCGCCAAGCAACTGGGACAGGACACCCGGGGGGAACCCGCACCGATCCGCCCGTGAGGGCGAACGCGTCATGATGCGCTGCAACAGTTTCGTCTGGACTTGAGGGTGGCTTGCTCCGAAAGTCGGCCCAGTCCAACAGCCGGGATATCAGCGCTTGACCGAGTCCGCCTCCGCCGCCACCCAGCCCGCCGATGCCGACGGACGGGTCGAGGCCCTCAAGGCAGAGATTCTGAGGAAGCTCACCTACTCGCTGGGCAAGAATGCCTCGGTCGCGCAGCCGCATGACTGGCTGACCGCCGGCATTCTGGCGGTGCGCGACCATGTCGTCGATGTCTGGCATCGCTCGACCCGCGAGAGCTACGAGACCGGCCGCAAGCGCGTCTATTATCTCTCGCTCGAGTTCCTGATCGGCCGCTCGCTCGGCGACGCGCTCAACAATCTCGGCCTCACCGGGCCGATGGCGCAGGCGATGGCCGAACTCGGCGTCGATCTCTCGGCGATCGAGTCGATCGAACCCGATGCGGCGCTCGGCAATGGCGGCCTGGGCCGTCTCGCCGCCTGCTATCTCGAGGCGATGGCCTCGACCGGCGTTCCGGCGCTCGGCTACGGCATCCGTTACGACCACGGCCTGTTCAAGCAGCGCATCGACGGCGGCAAGCAGATCGAGGTGCCCGAGGACTGGCTCTCCTTCCGCAACCCCTGGGAATTCGAGCGCCGCGAGGCCTCCTACAAGATCGGGTTCGGCGGCTCGCTGACCGCCACGCAGAAGCCCGGCGAGGTCTTCTGGGAGCCGGAGGAGACGGTGTTCGCCGTCGCCTACGACACGCCGATCGTCGGCTGGCGCGGCCGGGACGCCACCACGCTGCGTCTCTGGCGCGCGCGCGCGATGCACCCGCTCTCGCTCGACGCCTTCAACCAGGGCGACATCGTCGGCGCCGTGGCCGAGCGCAACCGCGCCGAGGCGATCTCCAAGGTGCTCTACCCCAATGATTCCACCCCGGCGGGGCAGGAATTGCGGTTGCGGCAGGAGTTCTTCTTCACCTCCGCCTCGCTGCAGGATCTGGTGCGCCGGCATTACCGCCAGTTCGGCACGCTCGACAATCTCGCCGACAAGGTCGCGATCCAGCTCAACGACACCCATCCCTCGCTGGCCGTCGCCGAGCTGATGCGCCTGCTCGTGGACGAGCACGGCCTGCCCTGGGAAGAGGCGTGGACGATCACCAACGCCACCATTTCCTACACCAACCACACCCTCCTGCCGGAGGCGCTGGAGACCTGGCCGGTGGCGCTGATGGAGCGGCTGTTGCCGCGCCACATGCAGATCATCTTCGCCATCAACGCCCGCTTCCTGGAGGAAGTCCGGCGCTCCAGCGGCGGCGAGACCGTCGATCTCTCGACGATCTCGCTGATCGACGAGCATCACGGCCGGCGCGTGCGCATGGCCCATCTCGCCTTCGTCGGCTCGCACACGGTCAATGGCGTCTCGGCGCTGCATTCCAAGCTGATGGAGCAGACGGTCTTCGCACCGCTGCATGCGATCTTCCCCGGCCGCATCACCAACGTCACCAACGGCATCACGCCGCGGCGCTGGCTCTTCGGCGCCAATCCGGGCCTGACGAAGCTGCTGCAGGAGGTCTGCGGCGAGGACATGACCGACCATATCGGCCAGATCCGTCGCCTCGCGGCCCATACCGGCGACGCCGCGCTGCACCAGCGCCTCGCCGCCATCCGGCGCGAGAACAAGCTCAAGCTCGCCAAGATCATCCGGCAGGACACCGGCGTGACGGTCGATCCCGACGCTATCTTCGACGTCCAGATCAAGCGCATCCATGAATACAAGCGCCAGCTGCTGAACATCCTCGAGACGATCGCGCTCTATGACGCGATCCGCTCCGAGCCCTATCGCGACTGGGCGCCACGGGTGAAGATCTTCGCCGGCAAGGCGGCTTCCAACTACGGCACCGCCAAGGCGATCATCAACCTGATCAACGACGTCGCCGTCGTCGTGAACAACGACATCACCACCCGCGACCGGCTCAAGGTCGTCTTCCTGCCAAACTACAATGTCAGCGCGGCCGAGGTCATCATCCCCGCCGCCGACGTGTCCGAGCAGATTTCGACCGCCGGCATGGAGGCGTCCGGCACCGGCAACATGAAGTTCGCCCTCAACGGCGCGATCACCATCGGCACGCTGGACGGCGCCAATATCGAGATCGGCGAGCGCGTCGGCGCCGACAACATCGTCATCTTCGGCATGACGGCCGAGGAGGTCGAGGCCGCCAAGCGCAGTCCCCGCCCGACGAGCGAGGTCATCGCCGCCACGCCCCATCTCGAAGGCGTGCTCGATGCGGTGGCGTCGGGCGCCTATTCGCCGCGCGAGCGGGACCGCTATCTCGGCCTCGTCGAGGGCCTGCGCGCCAATGACTGGTTCATGGTGCTCAACGATTTCGAGAGCTACCGCAAGGCCCAGCGCCGCATCGACTCGCTCTGGGCCGACCAGGGCAAGTGGTGGCGCATGTCGGTGACCAACACCGCCCATTGCGGCTGGTTCAGCGCCGACCGCGCCATCCGCGAATATGCGCAGCGGATCTGGCACGTGCCGACCTCGCCGGACGCCACGGCCGGGGGCTGAGCCAGGTGCCGACACCTGCGCTGGTCGCCTGCCCGCTGCCCGCCCGCCTCGGCGCGGTGGCCGGCGAGGCGGGCGTGACCTTCGCCGTCTTCTCCCGCCACGGCGAGCGCATTGACCTCTGCCTCTTCGACGAGGCGGGCGAGGCGGAGATCGCCCGCCTGCCCCTGCCCTGCCGCAGCGGCGATATCCATCACGCCCTGCTGCCGGGCGCCGGCCCGGGCCTGCGCTATGCATTGCGGGCGGAAGGCCCCTGGCAGCCGCAACGCGGCCACCGCTTCGACGCGTCGAAGCTCCTCGTCGACCCCTATGCGACGCGGATCGACCGGCCGTTCCGCTGGGACCCGCGGCTGGCACATCAGGGCGTCGACACGGCCGATGTCGTGCCGCGCGGCATCGTCGGCGGCGCACAGCCTGTCGCAGCGGGAGCACCGGACCGGGCTCCGGCCTTCATCTACGAACTCGCGGTGAAGTCCTTCACGATGCGACACCCCGTCGTGCCGGAGCGCATCAGGGGAACGCTGGCGGCCCTCTGCGAACCCGCCGTGCTCGATTACATTCAGGGGCTCGGCGTCAGCCATGTCGAGCTGATGCCGGTCGCGGCCTGGATGGACGAGCGCCATCTGCCGCCGCTCGGTCTCGCCAATGCCTGGGGCTACAATCCGGTCAATTTCGTTGCACTCGACCCGCGGCTCGCACCGGGCGGCGAGGCCGATCTCGCCCGTCTCTGCGCGACCTATGCCCAGGCCGGCATCGGCATCATCCTCGACATCGTCCTGAACCACACCGCCGAGAGCGACGAATTCGGCGCGACGATCAGCCTGCGCGGGCTCGACAACGCCGTCTATTACCGCCACGCCGCGGACGATCCCGGCAAACTGATCAACGACACCGGCTGCGGCCACACCCTCGCCCTCGACCGCGCGCCAGTCGTCCGTATGGCGATGGACGCGCTGCGGCACTGGCGCCGCCTCGGCGTTGCCGGCTTTCGTTTCGATCTCGGCACGGTGATGGGACGATCGGATACGGGCTACTCACAGGATGCGCCGCTCCTCGCCGCGATCGGGCAGGACCCCGATCTGTCGCAGGCGCTGCTGATCGCCGAGCCCTGGGACATCGGGCCCGGGGGCTATCGCCTTGGCGAATTCCCCGCGCCCTTCGCCGAATGGAACGGCCGCTACCGCGACGATATTCGCCGCTTCTGGCGGGGCGACGCGGGAATGGCCGGCGCGCTGGCGACGCGGCTGGCCGGCTCCGCCGATCTCTTTGCCGCCCGCCATCGCGGGCCGCTGGCGAGCATCAACTTCGTCGCCGCCCATGACGGCTTCACCCTGGCGGATCTCGTTTCCCATGCGGGCAAGCACAACGACGCCAATGGCGAGGGCAATCGCGACGGCGAGAGCGAGAACCACAGCTGGAACAACGGCGCCGAGGGACCGACGGACGACCCGGCGATCACGGAAGTCCGCCACCGCGATCTCCGGGCGTTGCTGGCGACACTGTTCTTGTCGCGCGGCGTGCCGATGCTGACCGCCGGCGACGAGTTCGGCCGGACGCAACACGGCAACAACAACGCCTATTGCCAGGACAATGAAGCGTTCTGGCTGGACTGGGCGGGAGCGGACAGCGACCTCGCCACCTTCGTGGCCCGGCTCGCGGCGTTGCGCGCGGAGCACCCGCTCCTGTCGGCCGCGACCTTCCTGAGCGGAACCGGCGAACCGCCCGACGCGCGCTGGCTGAAACCCGATGGGACGCCGATCGCGGACGAGGACTGGGGCCAGCTGGAGGCGCTTTGCCTGGAACTCAACGGCGACGGGGACTCCCTGCTGATCGCCGTCAATCGCTCACACGAGGCGATGCCGCTGACGCTGCCGGGGCAGAGCTGGAGGCGCCTGCTCCCGCCCACCGACACATCGCAGGCGAGCCTGCCGGAACGGAGCGCCGCCTTGTGGCAGCGCGGCGAGGCAAGGCCCGGCGATCCCGATCCCGGATCGACATAGCCAAG
Proteins encoded in this region:
- the glgX gene encoding glycogen debranching protein GlgX, translated to MRLVQRRPRHPRICAADLARADLAGRHGRGLSQVPTPALVACPLPARLGAVAGEAGVTFAVFSRHGERIDLCLFDEAGEAEIARLPLPCRSGDIHHALLPGAGPGLRYALRAEGPWQPQRGHRFDASKLLVDPYATRIDRPFRWDPRLAHQGVDTADVVPRGIVGGAQPVAAGAPDRAPAFIYELAVKSFTMRHPVVPERIRGTLAALCEPAVLDYIQGLGVSHVELMPVAAWMDERHLPPLGLANAWGYNPVNFVALDPRLAPGGEADLARLCATYAQAGIGIILDIVLNHTAESDEFGATISLRGLDNAVYYRHAADDPGKLINDTGCGHTLALDRAPVVRMAMDALRHWRRLGVAGFRFDLGTVMGRSDTGYSQDAPLLAAIGQDPDLSQALLIAEPWDIGPGGYRLGEFPAPFAEWNGRYRDDIRRFWRGDAGMAGALATRLAGSADLFAARHRGPLASINFVAAHDGFTLADLVSHAGKHNDANGEGNRDGESENHSWNNGAEGPTDDPAITEVRHRDLRALLATLFLSRGVPMLTAGDEFGRTQHGNNNAYCQDNEAFWLDWAGADSDLATFVARLAALRAEHPLLSAATFLSGTGEPPDARWLKPDGTPIADEDWGQLEALCLELNGDGDSLLIAVNRSHEAMPLTLPGQSWRRLLPPTDTSQASLPERSAALWQRGEARPGDPDPGST
- a CDS encoding glycogen/starch/alpha-glucan phosphorylase; the protein is MTESASAATQPADADGRVEALKAEILRKLTYSLGKNASVAQPHDWLTAGILAVRDHVVDVWHRSTRESYETGRKRVYYLSLEFLIGRSLGDALNNLGLTGPMAQAMAELGVDLSAIESIEPDAALGNGGLGRLAACYLEAMASTGVPALGYGIRYDHGLFKQRIDGGKQIEVPEDWLSFRNPWEFERREASYKIGFGGSLTATQKPGEVFWEPEETVFAVAYDTPIVGWRGRDATTLRLWRARAMHPLSLDAFNQGDIVGAVAERNRAEAISKVLYPNDSTPAGQELRLRQEFFFTSASLQDLVRRHYRQFGTLDNLADKVAIQLNDTHPSLAVAELMRLLVDEHGLPWEEAWTITNATISYTNHTLLPEALETWPVALMERLLPRHMQIIFAINARFLEEVRRSSGGETVDLSTISLIDEHHGRRVRMAHLAFVGSHTVNGVSALHSKLMEQTVFAPLHAIFPGRITNVTNGITPRRWLFGANPGLTKLLQEVCGEDMTDHIGQIRRLAAHTGDAALHQRLAAIRRENKLKLAKIIRQDTGVTVDPDAIFDVQIKRIHEYKRQLLNILETIALYDAIRSEPYRDWAPRVKIFAGKAASNYGTAKAIINLINDVAVVVNNDITTRDRLKVVFLPNYNVSAAEVIIPAADVSEQISTAGMEASGTGNMKFALNGAITIGTLDGANIEIGERVGADNIVIFGMTAEEVEAAKRSPRPTSEVIAATPHLEGVLDAVASGAYSPRERDRYLGLVEGLRANDWFMVLNDFESYRKAQRRIDSLWADQGKWWRMSVTNTAHCGWFSADRAIREYAQRIWHVPTSPDATAGG